Below is a window of Mycolicibacterium gilvum DNA.
GCCCGCCGGCCGGGGCTGTTCGGAGTGATCCAGCTCGTGATGCACAACATCGCGATCGGCCTCGGCCTGTCCCAGCGCGACACCGTCGACTCGGTGTTCAGCGTCACCGCGCGAATGGTGGATGCCGACTCCGGCGACTCCGACGACTCCGACGACTCCGAGAACGAGGAGCTCAAGGTCAGCATCCGCGGAACCGGCTTCTACGGCAATCTCCAACAAGAAGTACTGGGCCGAGCAGAACCACGCCGACAACTGCCTGCTGATGTCGATCCTGATGATCGAGGGACAGTTCACGGGGCAGATACCGACCCGCGCGCTCGAAGAGGCGATCGTCGAGCAGGCCAAACGTACCCCGAGCGTCGTCGATCCATCGAAGATGATGTACCTCGGCGAAGGTAGCGAAGACGGTGTCCTGCCCGCAGATGCCGCGGCCCTGCTGAAGCTGCGGGGCAATGCCGCCGATCTGCGGTACTTCCCCAGCGACGACGAGGACGCCACCTATTACGACGGTCTGGACGCCCTCGATGTCGTGAGCAAGCTGCTCTTCGAGGGACACGGCGTCATCACCGGCGTGAACAACCAAACCATCTGGGACGCTACCGAAAAAGAGGGCAGCCCCGAGCCGATCGCGTCAATGCCAATCACGGCGTGGTGGTGATCGCGGTGGACACCCACAACGGCAGGGTCTACATCAACGATCCGGGGGTGTCGGGCGGCAGGGGACTGGCAGTGCCACTCGGCGCGTTCATGTGGGCGTGGGCGCCCGACGCCTTCGAGACGATCACCGCCGACGGGGCCGCACCGCAGAGCTACCGTCCACTGTGGCCGGCGACCTGGTGACGGTCGCCTGACCACGAAAAAGCGCCCCCGGCAGGGATCGAACCTGCGACCGACCGCTTAGAAGGCGGTTGCTCTATCCACTGAGCTACGGAGGCAACGGCTAGGAGTGTATCGCCCGAGGGTCGGAGCCGGGCCGGTGACGGCGCGTAAAGCCACTCCCTGTCCCGCAACCGCCGACTAGCGTGTGGTGGATGAGCAGCTCGTCGGGTCTGGACGCCGCCGGACTCCCGAGGAACTCAGTCCACTGGATCAGATCCTGCATCGCGGCGAGGCCAACCCCCGCACCCGCTCGGGCATCATGACCATCGAACTGCTCGACACCACGCCCGACTGGGACACGTTTCGCACCCGCTTCGAACATGCGTCGCGCAAGGTGCTCCGGCTGCGCCAGAAGGTCGTCACGCCGACGCTGCCCACCGCCGCACCCCGCTGGGTCGTCGATCCGGATTTCAACCTCGATTTCCATTTGCGCCGGGTCCGCGTTCCCGAGGGGACGCTGCGTCAGGTGATGGATTTCGCCGAGATCGCCGCGCAGTCACCGCTCGACATCTCCCGGCCGCTGTGGACCGACCCTGATCGAGGGTGTGCAGGACGGCCGGGCAGCACTGATGGTGCATCTCAGCCATGCCGTCACCGACGGGGTCGGCGGCGTCGAGATGTTCGCCAATTTGTACGACTTCGAGCGGGAGCCGCCGCCGCAACCCGTGCCGCCGATGCCGGTGCCGACCGACCTGTCGCCCAACGACCTGATGCGCAGTGGGCTCAACCGCCTGCCCGGCACGATCGTCGGGGGGTGGTCGGGCGGTCGCCGGTGCCGCGCAGGCCGTGGGCCACGTCGTTCGCGACCCGGTCGAGCGGCTCGGCAGCGTCTTCGATTACGCGAGGTCCGGTGTGGCGCGGTCGGTCCGGTCGCCGACCCGTCGCCGATCCTGCGGCGGCGAAGCCTGTCGTCGCGCAGCGAGGCCATCGACATCGAATTCAGTGACCTGCACCGCGCGTCGAAGGCCGCCGAAGGCTCGATCAACGACGCCTACCTGGCCGGGCTCTGCGGTGCGCTGCGGCTCTACCACGAGTCCATGGGGGTGCCCGTCGACACGCTGCCGATGGCCGTCCCGGTCAATCTCAGGTCGGATGCCGACCCTGCGGGGGCAACCGCTTCGTGGGGGT
It encodes the following:
- a CDS encoding wax ester/triacylglycerol synthase domain-containing protein — translated: MVHLSHAVTDGVGGVEMFANLYDFEREPPPQPVPPMPVPTDLSPNDLMRSGLNRLPGTIVGGWSGGRRCRAGRGPRRSRPGRAARQRLRLREVRCGAVGPVADPSPILRRRSLSSRSEAIDIEFSDLHRASKAAEGSINDAYLAGLCGALRLYHESMGVPVDTLPMAVPVNLRSDADPAGATASWGSTSPHPSDCRTPRCIKEIRAQMRSKRDERALDVVGAIAPLVSLLPDSVLETMAGSIVNSDVQASNVPVYAGDTFIAGAKVLRQYGLGPLPGVAMMVVLISRSGYCTISTRYDRASITDPGLLAQCLLDGFDEVLALGGDGRAVPATFSRVGAQEK